A portion of the Macaca mulatta isolate MMU2019108-1 chromosome 2, T2T-MMU8v2.0, whole genome shotgun sequence genome contains these proteins:
- the MBD4 gene encoding methyl-CpG-binding domain protein 4 isoform X5, with translation MGTTGSESLNLGDRGAAPTVTSSERLVPDPPSDLRKEDVAVELERVEEDEEQMMIKRSSECNPLLLEPIASAQFGGTAGTECHKSVPCGWERVVKQRLFGKTAGRFDVYFISPQGLKFRSKSSLANYLHKNGETCLKPEDFDFTVLSKRDTKSRYKDSSMAALTSHLQNQSNNSNQNLRTRSKCKKDVFMPPSSSSELPDSRGLSNFTSTHLLLKEDEGVDDVNFRKVRKPKGKVTILKGIPIKKTKKRCRKSYSGFVQSDSKRESVCNKADAESEPVAQESQLDGTVCIFDAGACGETLSATSEEKRLVKDRSLSSGSNFCFEQKTSGIINKLCSARDAEHNEKYEDTFLETEETGTKVEVVAEKKEHLHTDILKRGSEMDNCSPTKKDFTAPSPPRRKAFKKWTPPRSPFNLVQETLFHDPWKLLIATIFLNRTSGKMAIPVLWKFLEKYPSAEVARTADWRDVSELLKPLGLYDLRAKTIVKFSDEYLTKQWKYPIELHGIGKYGNDSYRIFCVNEWKQVHPEDHKLNKYHDWLWENHEKLSLS, from the exons ATGGGCACGACTGGGTCGGAGAGTCTGAACCTGGGGGACCGCGGAGCTGCCCCCACCGTCACCTCTAGTGAGCGCCTAGTCCCAGATCCGCCGAGTGACCTCCG CAAAGAAGATGTTGCTGTGGAATTGGAAAGAGTGGAAGAAGATGAGGAACAAATGATGATAAAAAGAAGCAGTGAATGTAATCCCCTGCTACTAGAACCCATCGCTTCTGCTCAGTTTGGTGGTACTGCAGGGACAGAATGCCATAAGTCTGTCCCGTGTGGATGGGAAAGAGTTGTGAAGCAAAGGTTATTTGGGAAGACAGCAGGAAGATTTGATGTGTACTTTATCAG CCCACAAGGACTGAAGTTCAGATCCAAAAGTTCACTTGCTAATTATCTTCACAAAAATGGAGAGACTTGTCTTAAGCCAGAAGATTTTGATTTTACTGTACTTTCTAAAAGGGATACCAAGTCAAGATATAAAGACTCCAGCATGGCAGCCCTGACATCCCACCTACAAAACCAAAGTAACAATTCAAACCAGAACCTCAGGACCCGAAGCAAGTGCAAAAAGGATGTGTTTATGCCGCCAAGTAGTAGTTCAGAGTTGCCGGATAGCAGAGGACTCTCTAACTTTACTTCCActcatttgcttttgaaagaagatgAGGGTGTTGATGATGTTAACTTCAGAAAGGTTAGAAAACCCAAAGGAAAGGTGactattttgaaaggaatcccaattaagaaaactaaaaaaagatgTAGGAAGAGCTATTCAGGTTTTGTTCAAAGTGATAGCAAAAGAGAATCTGTGTGTAATAAAGCAGATGCTGAAAGTGAGCCTGTTGCACAAGAAAGTCAGCTTGACGGAACTGTCTGCATTTTTGATGCTGGAGCATGTGGTGAGACCCTCAGTGCGACCAGTGAAGAAAAGAGGCTTGTGAAAGACAGATCGTTGAGTTCAGGatcaaatttttgttttgaacaAAAAACTTCCGGCATCATAAACAAATTATGTTCAGCCAGAGATGCAGAACACAATGAGAAGTATGAGGATACCTTTTTAGAAACTGAAGAAACTGGAACAAAAGTAGAAGTAGTTGCGGAAAAGAAGGAACATTTGCATACTGACATTTTAAAACGTGGCTCTGAAATGGACAACTGCTCACCAACCAAGAAAGACTTTACTg CTCCTAGCCCCCCACGACGTAAAGCCTTTAAGAAGTGGACACCTCCTCGGTCACCTTTTAATCTCGTTCAAGAAACACTTTTTCACGATCCATGGAAGCTTCTCATCGCTACTATATTTCTCAATCGGACCTCAG GTAAAATGGCAATACCTGTGCTCTGGAAGTTTCTGGAGAAGTATCCTTCAGCTGAGGTAGCAAGAACCGCAGACTGGAGAGATGTGTCAGAACTTCTTAAACCTCTTGGTCTCTACGATCTTCGGGCAAAAACCATTGTCAAGTTCTCAG ATGAATACCTGACAAAGCAGTGGAAGTATCCGATTGAGCTTCATGGGATTGGTAAATATGGCAACGACTCTTACCGAATTTTTTGTGTCAATGAGTGGAAGCAG GTGCACCCTGAAGAccacaaattaaataaataccatGACTGGCTTTGGGAAAATCATGAAAAATTAAGTCTGTCTTAA